A stretch of DNA from Clostridium sp. JN-9:
TAGATTACAATGGAGGATATGTTCTTCCCTGTGCGCTGGACTTCGGAACATATGGATGTGTGAGAGAAAGAAAGGACAGGAAGATAAATTTTGCATCTACAAACTTTCCATTAAAGGTGCAGATAGATGTTGACAATATAAAGTTCAGCAAAGAAGATGACTGGGCAAATTATCCTAAGGGCGTTATAGTGGAAATGATGAAAAAGGGCTATAGTATTTCAGGTATGGATATACTGGTAAGCGGAAATATTCCTAATGGTGCAGGTCTTTCATCCTCTGCATCACTGGAAGTGCTCATGGCAGTGATTATTGATAATTTATTTAATGGAGGAAAATTAGACAGAGTTGAACTTGTACAGCTTTGCCAGAAGGCAGAAAACAATTTTGTAGGGGTAAACTGCGGAATAATGGATCAGTTTGCCATAGGAATGGGTAAGAAAAATAAGGCCATACTTCTGGACTGCAATACATTAAAATACAGTTATTGTAATGTGGATCTTAAGGATAATTGTATAGTTGTTTTAAATACTAATAAGAGAAGATCTTTAAATGAATCAAAATACAATGAAAGAAGAGCAGAATGTGAAGAGGCCCTTAAAATACTACAGACATGGAAAAAAATAAATGCATTGTGTGAATTAACTGTGGATGAATTTAACAATATGGAGCATTTAATTGAAAAAGAAAATGTAAGAAAAAGAGCAAAACACGCAGTATATGAAAATGAAAGAACAAAGGATGCATATAGATATCTAAATGAAGGTGACATTGAGAAATTCGGGCAGCTTCTAACTAAGTCCCATGATTCACTTAGAGATTTATATGAAGTATCAGGAAAAGAACTTGATACAATTGTCAGTGAGTCTTTAAAGGTTAAAGGATGCCTGGGAGCAAGAATGACAGGAGCAGGCTTTGGAGGATGTGCTCTGGCAATTGTTAAAAATACAGAAGTAGATAATTTTATGAATATAGTACGAGAAAATTATAAAAATATAATAGGATATGAGCCAAGCTTTTATCTCAGCGGAATTGGTGAAGGTACTGGAGAAATATAAAACTGAAGGTGATTAAAATGATTTCAAAAGTAAAATTCAAACAAAGAGATGCTGTAAAAATTGAAAACAGCTCTCTAAAAGTTGTAATTATTCCTGAATTAGGAGGGAAAATAGCTTCAATATTCAGAAAGGATAAGAACTTTGAACTTCTGTTTCAGAATAAGGAGGAGTTTTACAAAACTCCCGAAATATATGCACCATTCGATGAATATGATGCTGCAGGTTTTGATGATGCCTTTCTAACCATAGATAAAAGCAGTGTAATGGCTGCAGGCAAAAATATAGAATATCCTGATCATGGTGAAATATGGAGTGCAAAATTTGACTATAAAATAAATGATGAAACAGTAATGCTTAAATATAACAGCAAGATTTTAGATTACAGCTATAAAAAAAATATACATTTACAGGGTGACAGAGTAATAGTTGAATATTCTATAGAAAACAGGGGTAAAGCTGAATTTCCATGCATCTTTGCAATGCACTGCTTAATTAACTGTGAAAAAGATATGAAGCTTTTATTCCCTAAAGGAACTGATAAAGTGATAAATGTGCATAAAAGCAGATATTTAGGTGAAGTTTCAAAGGTGCATAATTTTCCATTAACAAGTGACATCAATGGGAAACACATATATTTAGACACAATACTTGATTCCTCGGCAGCTAATGAAGAAAAGTATTATGTTCTAGGGGAAATCAAGCATGGAAAATGCGGTGCATATTATCCAGCTAAAGATGTAACTTATAATGTATATTTTGATAATCACAAGCTTCCATATTTGGGCTTCTGGGTAACTGAGGGTGGATTCAGAGGAGATTACAACTGTGCCATGGAGCCCACTAACGGATTTTATGACAGCATAGACACTGCCTCCAGGGAAAATAAAATTCAAATATTAAAGTCAGGGGAAACACTTAAGTTCAAAATAGAAATTGAGCTGAAATAAAATATTAACCATTTTTATTAATTTTCATAATATAAAATGTAATAGTATATTATGGAGGATAATATATGGTAAAACAAGGCAGCATTAAGGAAGTATTTCCTGGAAGTAATACTTACAAAGGATTTCACTCATTTTATGACTATATAATCCCTAATGATGAAGCAAATAGAATATTTTGTATAAAGGGCGGCCCAGGTGTTGGCAAGAGCAGCTTTATGAAGGCAATAGCAAGGGAATTTCTAAGCATGGGCTGTGATATAGAACTGCATCACTGTTCTTCAGATAACAACTCTTTGGATGGTATAGTGATCAGACAGGCTAAGGTGGCAATTTTGGATGGAACAGCACCCCATGTGGTGGACCCTAAAAATCCTGGTGCTGTTGATGAGATACTGAATTTTGGAGAGTTCTGGAATGAAAAAGGCTTTAAGCTGGAAAGGCAGAATATACTTTCCTTAAGCAAAGAAATAAAGGAAATGTTTAATAGTTCCTATCACTATCTTATGGGGGCAAAGGAGCTGCAGGATGATATAGAAACAGCTGCATGGGAAGTTTCTGACAAAGCTGAGTTTGACAAATTGGTGTTAGATTTAAAAGATGAATTAACCGATCATGCAGCAGTCAAGTTCAGACATGGTAAAGAGAGGCATTTGTTTCACAGTGCCATAACACCAAATGGAATAGTGGATTATATAGAAACAATAATAACTGATGCATTTAAATGCTGCTTATTACAAGGAATTAATACAAAAGGTGCAAGTGAAATGCTGAATATTCTGGCCAAAGAATATATGCTGAAGGGCTATGACGTGGAGATTTATCACCAGCCTCTCAATCCAGAAAGAATTCAGACAGTAGTAATTGAGGAGCTTGGCATAGCACTTACAACAGACAGCAGCATGAAAGGAAAATGCTATAAAACTATTAATTTAGATAAAGCCATAATAGCTGATAAACTGCAGCCTAAGAAAAGTTTCATAAACAGGGATGAGGAAATGAAAGAAATGCTGCTTAATGAGGCTTTTAAAAGAATCAATACAGCTAAGATGAAGCATGATGACATGGAAAAGAGCTATATACCTCAAATGAATTTTGCAGCAGTTGATGAGCTGAGAAATAATATTATAGAAAGAATAAAAAGTTATCTTTAAAATAATGCAAGGACTGCATAAAATCTGCAGTTCTTTTTTAATACAAAAAAATGTGACTACAAATGAAGGAAATTATGTATAATTATATAAACAAAGATAAATAATGTACTAGGAGTGATTTTTATTAAGGAAACTTTAAGATTTGTTATGACTTTTTATTAAGGTATTCTCTTTATAATTGTATTTGTAACAAGATTACCTGAGGGAGGTATAAACAAAATGAAAGTATTAATTACTACAGATACATATTTACCCATGATTAATGGTGTTGTTACGTCAATATCAAATTTGTATAAGCAGTTAAAAGAATTAGGTCATGATGTGAGAATAATAACTCTTTCACAGAAGGGATACGATTATGTAGACGGGGATGTATATTATTTGAAATCATTCAGACTTCATATATATCCTGATGCAAGGGTGAGAAGGCCCTTTAACAGTAAATTAATAAATGAAATTATTGAATGGTCACCTGATATTATTCACTCTCAAACGGAATTTACAACTATGATTGATGCAAAGAGCATAGCAAGTAAGCTTAAGATTCCTCAAATACATACTTATCACACTATGTATGAGGATTATCTTCAGTATTTTCTAAAAGGCAAGATTATAAATAGACCAAGAGCTGCTAAATTGATAAAGCTTCTGCTGAACAGTATGGACAGAGTTATTGCACCAACAGGAAAGGTAGGAGATGTACTGAAGGAATATGGAGTAGAAACTCAGGTTAGCATTGTACCTACAGGTATTGATTTAAGTAAATTCCAGAAACCATTTAGTGAACAGGAAAGAAATGATTTAAGAGAGAAATATGGATTTAATAAAGAAAATAAAGTTATAATGTATTTAGGGAGAATTGCAAAGGAAAAGAATATTGAAGAAATTATAGATTTGTTTAAAACATCCTGCTGTGAAGATGACAACTACAGGTTTCTCATAGTGGGAGGAGGCCCATACCTTAATATACTTAAAGACAAGGTAAATAAGCTTAATATTGAAAATAAAGTGGCTTTTGCAGGTATGGTTTCACCTGATAAGGTTTATAAATACTATAAAACATCAGACATTTTTGTTACAGCTTCAACCAGCGAGTCCCAGGGATTAACCTATATTGAATCATTAGCCTGCGGATGTCCTGTGCTATGTAAGTATGATAAATGCATTGATGGAATTATAATAGATAATAAAACTGGATTTACTTATGATAATGCTGAAGAATTTAATAATAAATTAAAATTAATTAATAAAGAATTACTGCATGAAATGAAGTATAACTGCCTTGAAAAATCAAATGAATATTCAAAGGAGACTTTTGGAAGAGAAGTAGAAAAAATATATACAGAACTAATATGCAGTAAAAAGTATGTTGAGATGGCAGTTTAAAACTATAAAATCGCGGGGGATAATAAAGGTGGGGATGTTATGGATAAGGAAACCATTCTTGTGGTTGACGATGAAAAAGAAATCAGGGATTTAATAGAAATTTACTTAACAAATGAAGGCTATGCTGTTTTTAAGGCCGATAATGGTGCGGAGGCATTAAATTTATTAAATACAAAAAAAGTTGATTTAGTTATTTTAGATGTTATGATGCCTGTAATGGATGGCATGGAAACCTGCATTAAAATAAGAGAAAAGAGGAATTTACCTATAATAATGCTATCTGCAAAAAGTGAAGATATGGATAAAATAATGGGACTTACCACAGGTGCAGATGACTATGTGGCAAAGCCATTTAATCCTCTGGAGCTTATTGCAAGGGTAAAATCACAGCTTAGAAGATATAAAAAGCTAAATAATAATAATTTTAATGAAAGCGAGATAATTGAAATTGATGATCTGGTAATTAATGAAAATACACATAAAGTTACAGTGGATGATAAGGAAGTTAAACTTACCCCAAGGGAATTTGATATTCTGCTTCTTCTTTGCAAAAACAAAGGTGTGGTTTTTAATATTGAAAAAATATATGAAGCAGTGTGGAAGGAAGATTATTTTGAAGCAGACAACACAGTTATGGTTCATATAAGAAAAATAAGAGAGAAGATTGAAAAAGACCCTAGAAAGCCTAAATATATAAAAACCATATGGGGAGTTGGATACAAAGTTGAAAATTAAATTAAAGCTTCAAAAGTTTATTAAAAAGATTTTTTCCCCATCAGTTAAGGTATATGAATTGTCAAAAAAGAATGTTGATCACAGCATAAGGCTGCAGCTTGTACTTGTATTTGGATTATGTTTAATCATTTCAGTATTTTTTATGAAAATAGTGGGTAACTTTATGAACAACAGCCCTAGAAATGCAAGAATTGATTACAGCGCAGGGATTAAGCATATATCTGATACTGCCTATGAAATCTCCAGCTTTTTTAAAGAACAAAAGGTAAGTAAAAATGACAGCAGTAAAATCAATACTGTGGTTAAGATACAAGACCAGGACAGCAGTATTAAGGTGCTTATTTGTGATTTAGAAGGCAATGTACTTTACCACAGCAGTAATGCGGCAGAAAAAAAGATTGATGTATACAGCATTTTAAAAAATGTCATGGACAGGGATGATAAAGTTCATTATAAGAATGGTAAAGGTGTAATTGTTTATGAGAACAAGGAGTATAACAGCCTGTATCCCATAAGCTTTACAGACGGTTACGGTTATGTAGTTGTAAAGGGAATTCCATATGGAACAGTAGTATATGATAAATATGATAATTCACTGCTGGCAGTGCTTTTTGCCTTTGCTGCTTTTATTATAAGCTTTTATTTTATAACCAGCAGAAAAATGCAGTATATAGAAAGTGTTTCCTCAGGACTATATGAAATATCAAAGGGAAACCTGGATTATAGAATAAAAAAGGTTGGAAATGATGAAATTGCTTCTCTGGCAGACAATATTAATGACATGGCTGAAAAGCTTAAGAATAAAATTGATAAGGAAAGACAGATTGAAGAAACTAAAAATGATCTTATTACTAATGTATCCCATGATTTAAGGACCCCTCTCACATCAATAAAAGGATATTTAGGTCTTATAAAAGATAAAAAATATAAAGATGACACACAGCTGGAGGAGTTTGTAAATATTGCCTACAATAAATCCGAAAAACTGCAGTCATTGATAAATGATCTCTTTGAATACACAAAGGTTCAAAGTAAAGGCGTTACTTTGAATAAAAAAGTAATAGACATTAATGAACTATTGCAGCAGTTAACTGATGAACTGGTGCCTATTTGTGAAGAAAATAAAATAATCATAGAGAAAAACCTTCAGAAAGAAAAAATAAATGTAAATATAGATGCTGATAAAATGGTAAGGGTATTTGAAAATTTACTTATAAATGCTATTAGATACAGCATAAAGCCAGGAGTAGTAAAGCTTTCTCTTTCCAGTGAAAAAGATTATGTTTTTATTAAGGTGGAAAATAAATGTAATGATGTATCTAAAGAAGATGTGGAGAGAATATTTGAAAGATTCTACAGAGCAGAAAAATCCAGATCAAGAGAAACAGGAGGCAGCGGACTTGGACTTGCTATTGCTAAAAGCATAGTGGAACTCCATGGAGGCACTATAAATGCGGTTTATAATAAACCAGATATAATTTTTACAGTAAAACTAAATAAAAAGTAACCTTTGTTACAGAATTTATTTAAAAGAATGATAATATATAAGTATGGTGGAACTTAAAAAATATTAAATGCAATGCTATAGCATATTTAACATTTCTTAAGGGAACACTTAAAATAAATAAAATTATAGGAGGAATTTCTTATGAAGGCTTTTGTTGATAAAGATACCTGTATTGGATGTGGATTATGTCCTACCATAGAATCTGATGTGTTCAGCATGGATGATGATGGTAAGGCTGTAGCTATTCCCGAAGAACTAAAAGATGACTTAATAAGTGGAGCAAAAGAAGCCGAAGAAAACTGCCCGGTTAATGCTATACATGTAGAATAAAATTATGCAGACAGCAGATAAGTAAAGATTATTTACATATCTGCTGTCTTGTTATTATCTTCCTCATGGTCATCACAATTTTTTTCTAAAACACTTAAAGCAAAGGCAATGGCAAACACTCTTGGACTAATTTTAAATTCCACACAGATATTAGGACAGGAATCATCATCAGAAGATGTTTCAATGCCGATGTACGTGTTAACTCCACTAAATGACTGTTCTAAATCATCATTTTTATTATTCATATTTAACCATAAAATATTGATTCTCATATATTATATGCTTTATATACAATTTTGACATAGAAATAAACCCCCATATATTTAATATGGAGGCTCATATTGCTTAAGTATGTTAATTAAGTTTTTTATTTTTAATATGTCGTTAGGAGGTATTAAATGGGGGAGTCCATTAAGCGTCAACCAAACAATATATTAACATAATAAGCAAAATATTTTGGAATAATTACTATTTATTAAGGGGGTAATAAATAATAACTTCTTTCTATGTTTAAATAATATACCCATTCTTATTACTTGTCAATAGTTATTATTAAATAATATGAAATATTTATATTTATATTATTTATATTATGAAATTATAAAATACAAGGATTTAATGAATTTTCGTAGAATTATATATATAATATAAATAAAAACGTGGATAAGGGAAATAACTTAAAACTTCAGTAATGTTTCCCTAAAAGGTGGGCTATATGAAAAATAAAAAAGCAGCTAAAACAATTAAAGACAGCTTCAATTCAGGTACTAATTATCAATGCTATGAGATGCTTGGAAGCCATATTAGAAAAATAAACGGAGTTCAGGGAGTAAAATTTTCACTATGGGCACCAAATGCAGTGAGAGTAAATATTAAGGGAGACTTCAACGGCTGGAATGGAGAAAATTATGCCATGAAGTTAAATAAGAAAACTGGAATATGGCAGTTATTTATACCTGAAGCAAAAGAGGAACAGGGATATTTGTATGAAGTTTATTCAGAGGAAAACAGCATTCCAGTGGAAAAAGCAGACCCATTTGCATTTTTCTCTAAAGTAAGACCTGATAAGGCATCTTCCATATATAGGGTGGCAGGATATAACTGGAAGGATAAAAACTGGATGGAGGAAAGAAAAAATAAAAATCCATACAGCTCTCCCATGAACATATATGAAGTTCACCTTGGCTCATGGAAAACTCATGAGGATGGAACCTTTTATTCTTATAAAGAACTGGCTCAGGAACTTCCTGAATATGCTTCAAAAATGGGATATACACATATTGAATTTTTACCTATTATGGAGCACCCTCTTGATGATTCATGGGGATATCAGATTACTGGTTACTATGCTGTAACCAGCAGGTATGGAACTCCAAAGGACTTTATGTACCTTGTAGATAAGTGCCATGAAATAGGACTGGGTGTAATTTTAGACTGGGTGCCCGGGCATTTCTGCAAGGATGATCACGGCCTTTATAATTTTGATGGAACCCACTTATTTGAACATAAGGATCCATTAAGAGGAGAAAACTATGACTGGGGTACAGCAAATTTCAACTTTGAAAAGCCTCAGGTTAAAAGTTTCCTGATTTCCAATGCACTGTTCTGGTTTAAATATTATCATATTGATGGAATCAGAGTAGATGCAGTGGCAAATATGCTTTATTTGGATTACGGTATGAAATGGAATAGCAATGTAAAAAATAAATTTGGAGGAAATGAGAATTTAGATGCAGTAGATTTTATTAAAAAACTTAATGAAGCCATATTTAAAAATGTGGATAATCCTTTGGTAATTGCTGAAGAGTCCTCTACATGGCCCATGATAACTGCCCCTACATACTTAGGAGGGTTAGGGTTTAATTACAAGTGGAATATGGGATGGATGAATGACATGCTGACATATATGGAGATGGATCCTATATATAGAAAGTGGCATCACAATAATGTTACATTTTCCATAGTATATTCCTTCACAGAGAATTTTGTACTTCCTCTTTCACATGATGAAGTGGTGCACGGGAAAAAGTCGCTGCTGGATAAAATGCCTGGTGACTACTGGCAGAAGTTTGCCAACTTAAG
This window harbors:
- a CDS encoding galactokinase; protein product: MEIKELREEFIKLYGMGEIRTFHSPGRVNLIGEHIDYNGGYVLPCALDFGTYGCVRERKDRKINFASTNFPLKVQIDVDNIKFSKEDDWANYPKGVIVEMMKKGYSISGMDILVSGNIPNGAGLSSSASLEVLMAVIIDNLFNGGKLDRVELVQLCQKAENNFVGVNCGIMDQFAIGMGKKNKAILLDCNTLKYSYCNVDLKDNCIVVLNTNKRRSLNESKYNERRAECEEALKILQTWKKINALCELTVDEFNNMEHLIEKENVRKRAKHAVYENERTKDAYRYLNEGDIEKFGQLLTKSHDSLRDLYEVSGKELDTIVSESLKVKGCLGARMTGAGFGGCALAIVKNTEVDNFMNIVRENYKNIIGYEPSFYLSGIGEGTGEI
- a CDS encoding DUF5107 domain-containing protein, whose translation is MISKVKFKQRDAVKIENSSLKVVIIPELGGKIASIFRKDKNFELLFQNKEEFYKTPEIYAPFDEYDAAGFDDAFLTIDKSSVMAAGKNIEYPDHGEIWSAKFDYKINDETVMLKYNSKILDYSYKKNIHLQGDRVIVEYSIENRGKAEFPCIFAMHCLINCEKDMKLLFPKGTDKVINVHKSRYLGEVSKVHNFPLTSDINGKHIYLDTILDSSAANEEKYYVLGEIKHGKCGAYYPAKDVTYNVYFDNHKLPYLGFWVTEGGFRGDYNCAMEPTNGFYDSIDTASRENKIQILKSGETLKFKIEIELK
- a CDS encoding glycosyltransferase family 4 protein, whose translation is MKVLITTDTYLPMINGVVTSISNLYKQLKELGHDVRIITLSQKGYDYVDGDVYYLKSFRLHIYPDARVRRPFNSKLINEIIEWSPDIIHSQTEFTTMIDAKSIASKLKIPQIHTYHTMYEDYLQYFLKGKIINRPRAAKLIKLLLNSMDRVIAPTGKVGDVLKEYGVETQVSIVPTGIDLSKFQKPFSEQERNDLREKYGFNKENKVIMYLGRIAKEKNIEEIIDLFKTSCCEDDNYRFLIVGGGPYLNILKDKVNKLNIENKVAFAGMVSPDKVYKYYKTSDIFVTASTSESQGLTYIESLACGCPVLCKYDKCIDGIIIDNKTGFTYDNAEEFNNKLKLINKELLHEMKYNCLEKSNEYSKETFGREVEKIYTELICSKKYVEMAV
- a CDS encoding response regulator transcription factor, with the translated sequence MDKETILVVDDEKEIRDLIEIYLTNEGYAVFKADNGAEALNLLNTKKVDLVILDVMMPVMDGMETCIKIREKRNLPIIMLSAKSEDMDKIMGLTTGADDYVAKPFNPLELIARVKSQLRRYKKLNNNNFNESEIIEIDDLVINENTHKVTVDDKEVKLTPREFDILLLLCKNKGVVFNIEKIYEAVWKEDYFEADNTVMVHIRKIREKIEKDPRKPKYIKTIWGVGYKVEN
- a CDS encoding HAMP domain-containing sensor histidine kinase, yielding MKIKLKLQKFIKKIFSPSVKVYELSKKNVDHSIRLQLVLVFGLCLIISVFFMKIVGNFMNNSPRNARIDYSAGIKHISDTAYEISSFFKEQKVSKNDSSKINTVVKIQDQDSSIKVLICDLEGNVLYHSSNAAEKKIDVYSILKNVMDRDDKVHYKNGKGVIVYENKEYNSLYPISFTDGYGYVVVKGIPYGTVVYDKYDNSLLAVLFAFAAFIISFYFITSRKMQYIESVSSGLYEISKGNLDYRIKKVGNDEIASLADNINDMAEKLKNKIDKERQIEETKNDLITNVSHDLRTPLTSIKGYLGLIKDKKYKDDTQLEEFVNIAYNKSEKLQSLINDLFEYTKVQSKGVTLNKKVIDINELLQQLTDELVPICEENKIIIEKNLQKEKINVNIDADKMVRVFENLLINAIRYSIKPGVVKLSLSSEKDYVFIKVENKCNDVSKEDVERIFERFYRAEKSRSRETGGSGLGLAIAKSIVELHGGTINAVYNKPDIIFTVKLNKK
- a CDS encoding ferredoxin, producing the protein MKAFVDKDTCIGCGLCPTIESDVFSMDDDGKAVAIPEELKDDLISGAKEAEENCPVNAIHVE
- the glgB gene encoding 1,4-alpha-glucan branching protein GlgB — protein: MKNKKAAKTIKDSFNSGTNYQCYEMLGSHIRKINGVQGVKFSLWAPNAVRVNIKGDFNGWNGENYAMKLNKKTGIWQLFIPEAKEEQGYLYEVYSEENSIPVEKADPFAFFSKVRPDKASSIYRVAGYNWKDKNWMEERKNKNPYSSPMNIYEVHLGSWKTHEDGTFYSYKELAQELPEYASKMGYTHIEFLPIMEHPLDDSWGYQITGYYAVTSRYGTPKDFMYLVDKCHEIGLGVILDWVPGHFCKDDHGLYNFDGTHLFEHKDPLRGENYDWGTANFNFEKPQVKSFLISNALFWFKYYHIDGIRVDAVANMLYLDYGMKWNSNVKNKFGGNENLDAVDFIKKLNEAIFKNVDNPLVIAEESSTWPMITAPTYLGGLGFNYKWNMGWMNDMLTYMEMDPIYRKWHHNNVTFSIVYSFTENFVLPLSHDEVVHGKKSLLDKMPGDYWQKFANLRLFYGYMIGHPGKKLLFMGGEFGQFIEWNFKKQLDWVLLLYPQHKMLQQYVIDLNKFYKNQASLWQLDHTYEGFSWIDNQNYEQSIVTFMRKSKNKRDYLIFICNFTPVVHYDYKLGVPEKICYREVFNSDSEKYGGSGQVNKEILTSFNEKWNNEPYYVMTKVPPLAVAIIKPYYKLVRNTKYKVQRVNNK